A window of Odocoileus virginianus isolate 20LAN1187 ecotype Illinois chromosome 3, Ovbor_1.2, whole genome shotgun sequence genomic DNA:
TGGGAAAAATTGGATGAGTTTGGGTTTCAGGCTAGGGTCTGGTGAGGGTTAGGGCAAGTTGTGTTCAAAGCTAGGCTCAGGGCTGTGGGTGGGGCTCAGGCAAGTTCCCACCGTCTCTGTAGAGGTGCTGGGCCccgtgagccaccagggagacaaGGAGGGGCACAAGTGGGATGTGGTGGAGGGACGGCAGGAGCTGTATGAGGCCCTGGCTCAAGGCCTCCAGGGGCTGCAGAAGACCCTGCATGACAACGAGGAGGTGCAGTGGGCCCGCACCACCCGCTGCCTGCAGCTGCTGGCCCAGGAGATCCGGGACAGGTGGGTGTTGCCAGGAGGGTTGCCTTGAGGTTGCTTCAGGAAAGAAGGGAGGCCAGGGAGAAGGGGCCACAGGTGGGATGGGGGAAATGGGAGGGGAAATGAGTAAGGGAGTCTGGAGGGCTGTGGAAACTTGGGGGACAAaaggaggggatggaggaggcaggaggcagtggggCTGTGTGGGAAACTGGGAGGCCAGAGGAAGGGGAGACAGGGATGGGAAGGGAGCTCAGGGGATCAGAAAGCTGGCATGGGTGAGATGGGAAACTGGAGGGGAGAGGTGGTGGAAAAGGGGCAGAGTCGGGGTATGGGAGGTCAAGGGCGCCAGATGGGGAACTGGAAGCCAGGAAATGGGGGCCTGAGGGAATAGGAGGCTGAAGGtcagaaggggaggaggggtgggggtaggggaggggtaGGAGGTGGGGGAACAGTAgtagaaggggaaaggtgggtaggcaggtggggggaggggacaagCCTCTGGGGGATGGTAGTTGAACAGATGGAAACATGGAAGGTGGAAGTGGCttgggggaggcaggtgggcaaATGGGAAAGCAGGAGGCCAGGATATGGGAGGCCAGAGGCTGCCCTGTCTCCTCAGCAAGAAGTTCCTATGGGAGGAGCTGGAGCTGGTACGAGAGGAGGTGACCTTCATTTATCAGAAGCTCCGTGAGTGCCCAAAGCTCATGGCCGGGAGGGCAGGGTGGACGTCCTTCTACAGCTTCGGCCCCTTTAAGTCCCCTCCCCCTACAGAGGCACAGGAACAGGAGATCACGGAGAACCTGGTGAACATTCagaagatgcagaagacacaggtgaAGTGCCGCAAGGTGAGCAGAGCAgcgtggggtgggaggggaacaTTGTGTGCGTTGGGGTATGGGGATCTCTGTTGGCCTCTACCATCATACTGCAGCCAGAAggcttgggttcaaatctcagttttGCTACTTACTGCTCTGTGATTGTGATCAAGTCACTTCCcctccttgagcctcagtttcttcatctgtataacGGATGTAACAACATAGCCCTGCCTGACTGAGTAGCTGCATTAACTGAGTGATAAGCTCTTTAAAGGCATCCAGGTATGTAATAAATGCTATATCACACctttcaccattattattattactatcgtTTCCCCATCCCTTCCTGACCTCAGGTCCTGACCAAGATGAAGCAGCAAGGGTACGAGACAGCCAGCTGGCTAGAGACTGAGGAGTTGCTACCAGGATGCAGTGGTTCCTGGAGGGATAACCTCCAAAAGGAGCTGGGTGACATATGGTGATGAGCTCCCACTGTAACCTCTGACCCCTGACCTTCAtctgccctgccctctcctcccaaTCAGATCGAGCAGTGACCACCAGAACCTGGAACCCACCTGAGTCCaggtctccctctcctcctgggaCTCATCTCCACCCCTCCCCGACCACagtccccctgccccagccctggagcAGTCCAGAGTTCCCTGGAGGGCCCACAGATTGCCATCTTCCCACAGGTCCGCTGTGCATGTGCTGCAGAACTCCTTTGATGGCCTCGCCATATCCTCAGGGGGCCGCCCTAGGGCCGCAAACCTCAGGGGTGAGGGGGGCTGAGCAGTACTccagggttgggggtggagaTCATTCTCCAGCTTCACACATTCAGAAGCCATATTTGGGGGTCACATCTGTTGGGGTTCCCCCcgttagttatttatttattttcggctatgttgggtcttcatggctgcgcGCGGGCTTTCTCAAGTTATGGCAGCAGGGGTTACCCtcttgttgctgtgcatgggcttcttattgaGGTTTCTcgtgttgcagtgcatgggcttagtagaTGTAGCTTGGGCACTCCAGAGCACAGGATCAGCAGATGTGGTGCATGGgattagttgccccatggcatgtgggatcttcccaagccaaggaaggaacccgtgtcccctgcattggcaggcagattcttaaccactggaccaccagggaagtcgtctGTTGGGTCTTATTCTGTGGTCACATTAAATAATGTTCTGGAGTGACATTAGAGAGTCCCTGGAAGTTTCATCCAACGGTCACCCAGGGTCACTGATCTTTTTTAAGGGTCAGTGGGATAAAATTTGGGACTCCCCaactggcactagtggtaaagaacctgcctgccaatgcaggagacataagagacatgggttgggtccttgggtcaggaaggtccgctgcaggagggcatggcaacccactccagtattcttgcctggagaattccaagggcagaggagcctggcaggctacagtccatagggttgcacagagtcgggcatgattgaagcaacttagtgcacgcacacgcacacacacacacacacacacacacacacacacgagtgggGTAAAATTCATGTGTTATCGATTGAGATCATAGTTTGGGGTCATGTTGGGTCACATTCAAGGGACATGATCGAGGATCACATTATATCAAGGGTACTGGGCTCATATTCACAGACCACTCAAGGGTCACATTCAGGTTTAATGACAGAATTGCACATGTCCCTCCTGCAGGCTATAAGGGACACAGATGCCTGAGCCCTCCTCTCCCCTGCTGGGACTCGGACTCAGACACGGACCAGGGCCCTCCCCAGCTACTGCTCAGCAAGAGCCGCAGCTCCTTCCCACCTGGTGCGgatcctcccctccccaacacacctttcccttccccttctgGCCTGCCCTGGAATCGCAGAGCCTGGGCACCACCCCCAATTCCCAACCTGGATATCTGCTCCCTGACCTCCACGCCTGGGGTCCCTTGGACCAAGCCAGGTTCTGACCCACCCTCTCTCTCCACAGCCTGAGCAGCTGGGACTGCTCTCCCTCGAAGACTcctccagaaagaaaataaactagcTGAGACCCTCCTCCGCCTGTGAACTGTTGCTCCTGCTTCTTCCTGGGCCTGCGAGTGACCCCTTCAATTTACTACCCAGTCTTGGGCAAGATGTGGAGACCAAGGGGCTGAACAGGATATGTGGGTCTAGAGTCAGGGGACGGTGTGAGGCTGGATTTAGTATATGACAGGTCAGAAGTCAGTCTGTCCAGATATTGAGTGACCAGGCAGTCTCTTCCCCACTAGCCACCATTCTTCCTTTCTGGGGTACCCTGGCGATCCTGCCTGCTGTCCCTACCgccaaatggggaaactgaggctcagagagggagggTCTCGTCTTCCCACCCTCTTCCTCTCAGCAGCCACCAGCACCCACCTTTTAACCCGTCTTCGTTCCCTCGTGGATCGCCCCCCAAAGCAAGTGGGGCCCCGCCCCGATCACGCTAATGAGACATCGCGAGGCCCCGCCTCACGGGTTATGCAAATAATGTCCcggaggccccgcccctccctccgGCGCGGAGACTGCGCGGCGCGGCCGGGCCGGCCGACCGCGTCTACATCTCCGCGTTTGCCCGCTGGCTGGCGGTCGGTTTGTCTGTCCGTCCCGCCGCGCCGGGGCCGTCTAGGTGGAGCCAGGGCTCAGGCAGCGGTAGTGTCGACCCGGTGAGGGGGAGGGCCTCGGGGCGCCGCCTGTACCTCTTCTCGCCGGCTTCCGGCCCTCGTTGTGTCTGTCTGGCCAGGGTTCGGTTCGTGTGGGTCGGGTCCCCTGCGGGTCCAtcgcggggagggggaggggaggctgccaGCTGAGGCTTGGGGACCCAGCTAGGGGAGGGGTGGACGGGGACAGGACCCCGGTGAGGCTGACGGTGACTGGGCGGTTGTCGTTATGTGTCCGTGTGGTGGCTGTGTGACTGTCTCCCGTGGCTGTCTTTGTGTGATTGTCGCCGTGGGTATCACTCTGATGGTGACTGTGTGGTGGTCGTGTTGCTGTGGCCGCCTTTGAGTGGCCGTGTGACTGTTCTCACAGTGACTGTGTGGCTGTCTCGGTGTCTGTATGGTTGTATGCATGTGATTGTCATTGTGTGGCTGTTGTGTTTTTTCTGATGGTGTGTGGGGGTCCATTATTATGTGACTGATCGTGTGCCTTTCTTATGTGTCTGTGTGCAAGTCTATGCCACAGTCCACGTATGTGCCCTTGTGTGGCCGTGTGGATGTGGCTGTGGATGGCAGGGCTCTTCTCTGACTGTCAAGGTGGACCCAAGACTTAATATGTGTTATTCTGTGCCTTGTAATTGGGGGCGTGACACTGTGACCAGTTCtgtgacccccacccccccgtGTGTGGTGACTTTTTTTGATGTGACTCTTAAGTGTATTGGCAGCCTTGAGTCTCTGTCCCTgatgggggtggagtggggctgTATGTGGGGCCATGAGGTGTGTGAAGGACCTCCTGTTGTGTCCCAGTgactgtgtgtgttgggggcaggggaTTTGTCTGATCTGCGTGGGTGTCTGTGACAGGCCGTGTGCACACCGTGCTGTGTGAGAGTGCACTTGTGTGTAGTGGGTGTTGGGCACCTGTCTGAATGAGCGAGCCCATCTTGTTCATCACAAGGCTGACACCCAGTGCATTGCCTGGAACCTCGCAGGCCCTTCATCCTTGTTGGTGGGATGAACGAATGCTGTTCgactggatgtgtgtgtgtgtgtgttgggggggtggtTGGGATGGAAGCTTTGGCTGAGTTGTGTACTCTGGGCGGGGTGccgatgtgtgtctgtgtctctctgaGAGTGAGGGGGCCATGGCTGGGTAGGCACCTCGGGCCTCTGGGATCTCTGGTGTGACCCTCACCCCACATGTAATGTTACAGAGCAAGCCACGTGGATGGGGCACTGGACCCAGAGTGCCTACCCCTGcctgtctgggcctcagtttcctcatctgggcaATGGGGGTGACCATCCCTGCCCTGCTGGCTGCCAGGAGCGGCTGTGAGTCTGTGGGCGTGGCAGCAGCCTGCGCGAAGCCATAGGGCCCGATCACAGGTGAGGTCTGGCTGGGAGAATGGGTCAAGCAGGTGTGACTGTGTTGGCCTCTCAGTGCTGGGGACTGACTGAGGTTAGACTGGGGCGGGAGGGAGGGTGCGTGGGTGGAGGGGGAGATAGCCCTCTCTCATAATACAGGGAGGCAGacgggctgggaggagggggaaggaaggagagagggagaggcagctgggagagagggagggccTGGCCATCAGCCCAAACCAGTCAGGCACAGCCCATGgggacaggagagggaggcccCTGTGGGCTCTGGGGGAAGTGATATggggggaggggcctggtggaggTAGGTAACAGGGAGCATAGGGCTTCCTGTAAAGCATGTAGGGGAAGAGTATGGGGTCTCCTAAAAACTAGTGGGGGTGAGGAACCTTCTTTGTAGAAGAGGGGTTCCCTTTAAGCAGGATAACTCTGCTGAAGGCGAAGGGGAGGGTTCCCACATGCTAAGGGAGACAGGCCCCCCTTCAAGGTATGGGGTCAGAATCTCCTGTGCAGGCTGTGGGGGACCACTCTAGAATCGGTGGAGACCTTAGCAGAGGCTGAGCTGAGCAGCTTGTATCGGTGGAGGCAGGTGCCTCTAATAAGCTGGGATGGGGGGAAAGACCTGGTTATGTGGAGGCGTGGCCAGAAGGCTcatgggggcggggccggggctccTTGGCTGTAGCTGGTAGAGCCGGGGATGGGGGAACAGGCTGTGGCCCGAGGCTTAGGGGGTGGGGCAAGTGTAGTTGCAAGGGCCGGGGATGGGGGCCAGGGTATGGCCAGAAGACTCGAAGAACGGATAACCAGAGGCTCCCTCTAGGCCCCGCCCCTGGCGGTCGCATTCCCTCTGCGTCTCCACAGGCCCAGCCATCACCATGGCGGGAGGGAGACCTCAGCTGAAGAGGAGTTTTTCCATCATCCCCTGCTTTGTCTTCGTGGAGGTGAGGAGCACAGTTCCTCCCTGGCCCAGACCCTCAAGAGGGAGGAGGCACCTGAAGTGGCACTCCTTGGGGTTCCAGCCCACCTCTGCCCATCCTTACTGTGGAACTCTGGGCACCTCACATGCcttcccaagcctcagtttcctcatctgcaaatcgGCACAATTGgcatccctccctctctcttagggctgttatgaaaacaaaatggattaaTTCTAGAAAAAGGTTTAGTATGACACCCAGCCCACAGTAAGAGTTACACCTTGTTGTGGCTGCTGGTGTTGGGTTGGTGCAAAAAATTCATTATGGAGAAACCCAAATGactttttttggccaacccaatatttctaccagtaattttcttttctctgttgctCTGTCCCTCCACCACACTCACTTTCTGAGCCCTGGccctgttctctctccctcttcccagTCCATTCTCTCTACCCTCTCCTCTTCATCTCTGTCTGTATCtctcttccttgtctctttctccatctctgtgtctctgtctccatgGCTCTGATTCAGACCTgaccctttctttcctctctcttctctgtcaATCTCTCTCCCTACCCTGACTGGACGGCAGTCGGTACTGCTGGGCATCGTGGTCCTGCTTGCCTACCGCCTGGAGTTCACAGACACGTTCCCTGTGCACACCCAGGGCTTCTTCTGCTATGATAGTACCTATGCCAAGCCCTACCCAGGGCCTGAGGCTACCAGCAGAGCACCCCCAGCCCTCATCTACGCCCTGGTCACCGCTGGGCCCACCCTCACGGTGAGACTGGTGGTAACCCGGCTCAGACTATGGGAAGGGCCttccaggaggcaggagggccagGGGGTGGTGGGCGGAGGACTGGGTTTTGAAGGCCAAGAAGACCACACCTTGGTCTTGCCCACAGATCCTGCTTGGGGAGCTGGCGCGTGCATTTTTCCCTGCACCACCCTCAGCCGTCCCCATCATTGGGGAGAGCACCATCGTGTCTGGGGCCTGCTGCCGCTTCAGCCCCCCCCTGCGGAGGCTGGTCCGCTTCCTGGGTGAGTGACTTGGTCAGGGGTCAGCCGTGCAAAAGGGAGATGGGCCAGGCTCAGCCATAATAAGAATTCCAGGGGGAAAAGGTCCCTAGAATGTCCATGATGGTGACTTCATGGGGCAAGAGGAATTTGGGCTGAGGGCAGACCTAGTGGAGGTTCTAGAGATATGGGTGTGCCTTAAGCCAACCATGATGGCAACTCTAAGAGGAGGGCCCCAAATTGCCACAAGGAGAATCTCAGGCAGAAAAAGCACAGGAGGTCCTTGGGGCAGTGGGCTGAGATCCCTGGCAGTGCTCTAAATATGGTCTCAGCCGCAGTTGGTGGCCTTGGGGTAGAAGGGCAGAGCTCACCCGAAATGGTGGTCCCTGGGGCAGAGGGCTGAAGATCCTCTAGGAGAAAAATGAGCAGCTCAGTAATAGCAAGAACAGGGGCAGGTAGAGGAGGCTCAGAATGACATCCTAAGGGACTGTGGCCCAACTGTTATGGAATATGGTGCTAGGGGGAGTTCGAAGTGTGTTTTCATGTCAGTCACAGGAACAAGGAGACAGGGACCCAGATGGACCTTAAGGGGGCTCACAGGAGAACAGCTGCTGGGCCCTGGCATGAACCCCCTCTCTCATTCTACCCCAGGGGTCTACTCTTTTGGCCTCTTCACCACGACCATCTTCGCTAACGCGGGGCAGGTGGTGACCGGCAATCCCACGCCTCACTTCCTGTCCGTGTGCCGCCCCAACTACACGGCCCTGGGCTGCCCGCCACCCTCGCCAGACCGGCCAGGGCCTGACCGTTTCGTCACTGACCAGGGTGCCTGCGCCGGCAGCCCCAGCCTGGTGGCTGCTGCCCGCCGCGCCTTCCCCTGCAAGGACGCTGCCCTTTGCGCCTATGCTGTCACCTACACAGCGGTGAGCCCCGAAATGGAGGCAAGGCAGTTGGGGGCGGCCAGTGGTCAGGAGACCCTGTGGGCTGGGACCTCCAATCCCTCCCGGAGTGAGGCCACGCCTTTGTCTCTGTGACTCCGCCCCTAGGGCGGAGGCTCTGACTCCACCCCTTGGAGTCTGGTCACGCCCCCATCTTGAGTCAAGAGCCGTCCCTTGGTGTTTGGCCACGCCTCCAGACCCACTAACCCCGCATCCGAAGGAGGCTATTGGCTCAGCTCTATAGACTCTGTCCAGTGAAGCCTAGCCAAGTCCCAGCAATGTCACAGGTCCTGGTTATTGGCTGGGTGACTAGGTGGGCTTTCAACTCTGTCCCCTGGATCCCTTGTCCCCCACTTTGACATCACCTTTTATTGGTTTGGCCATACTCCTGAGTCAGTTTCGCTGAAACTTCCTGATTCTTGTCCCCTGCTTTTCCCTGGTTGCACCCACTGTTGCTCTGACTCCTTTTTCTGGCGTTGGGGACTATGCTTCTAACCCTGTTAGTGGTCCCCAGGTGTTTGGGGACTCCACCTCCTGAAGCTCCTGACAGCACTTGTCACTTGGGCCTGACTCCAACCTCTGATTTTGTGGCTACACCCTCAGCCAGCAAGTATCTTTCACCGTCTGTGATTGGTCTCCCAGAGACCTGGGGCCCTAGACCCTATCTACtgctctttggtgctcaggctaCACCCCCTTCCCTGCAAAGGCCCAATGGGGGTCCATGACTCCATCCTCTCAACTCCAGTCCCCATGGCTGTGTTCCTTGGAGCCCCTGGCCAGTGCCTCCAGCCCCAACGCGGCTCCTCAGGGTTCAGACCCCCTTCCCTGAATGTATTGTCCACAtgagtttgagaactgctgctgcCATGTGACCTCTGACCTGCCTGGCTCCCGCAGATGTACGTGACACTCGTGTTCCGCGTCAAGGGCTCCCGCCTGGTCAAACCCTCACTCTGCCTGGCCCTGCTGTGCCCTGCTTTCCTGGTGGGCGTGGTCCGCGTGGCGGAGTACCGCAACCACTGGTCGGACGTGCTGGCTGGCTTCCTGACAGGGGCAGCGATCGCCACCTTTCTGGTGAGCCCCCTTGCCTTCCATCCCTGACCCGAGGCAGGACTGCGTGATGATGAAGGGTGTGGACTCTGTGTAACCTTGTGTCCCTTAGCCTTACCTAGCTGGGacattctcatctgtgaaatgggataacAGGTTTGGGACCCGGGTAAGGCAAGTGAGGCACTTGCTTGAGTACACCAACCAAGGGGGATGCCAAAACACTCaagatcaataaaaatattataaataataataaaaaaataattataagttttattttatttattaaaaataatttttttggaggcatatggcatgcaggatcttagttccctgaccagggattgagcctgtgttccctgcagtggaaacacagagtcttaactactgggccaccaaggaagtcccaagataaataatattctaatgaaatatttttccaaatcagGATTAATGCAAAAACCCATATTGTCCAAAATACCAAAGGTTTAAATAAGGACAGGATTAGATCCTGTTACACAACTCAGCGTCACTTGCCTCCC
This region includes:
- the PLPPR2 gene encoding phospholipid phosphatase-related protein type 2 isoform X2 — translated: MAGGRPQLKRSFSIIPCFVFVEILLGELARAFFPAPPSAVPIIGESTIVSGACCRFSPPLRRLVRFLGVYSFGLFTTTIFANAGQVVTGNPTPHFLSVCRPNYTALGCPPPSPDRPGPDRFVTDQGACAGSPSLVAAARRAFPCKDAALCAYAVTYTAMYVTLVFRVKGSRLVKPSLCLALLCPAFLVGVVRVAEYRNHWSDVLAGFLTGAAIATFLVTCVVHNFQSRPPSGRRLSPWEDLSQAPTMDSPLEKLSVAQEPEGCRPHSTPARLTPSKPQNCARRGHLIPNCVSSRAPAMCSSPRVPRPRLRSEPTPLPLPLPLPAPTPSQGPSPSSPGPGGPGGGGGRGRKLLLPTPLLRDLYTLSGLYPSPFHRDNFSPYLFASRDHLL
- the PLPPR2 gene encoding phospholipid phosphatase-related protein type 2 isoform X3, coding for MAGGRPQLKRSFSIIPCFVFVESVLLGIVVLLAYRLEFTDTFPVHTQGFFCYDSTYAKPYPGPEATSRAPPALIYALVTAGPTLTILLGELARAFFPAPPSAVPIIGESTIVSGACCRFSPPLRRLVRFLGVYSFGLFTTTIFANAGQVVTGNPTPHFLSVCRPNYTALGCPPPSPDRPGPDRFVTDQGACAGSPSLVAAARRAFPCKDAALCAYAVTYTAMYVTLVFRVKGSRLVKPSLCLALLCPAFLVGVVRVAEYRNHWSDVLAGFLTGAAIATFLVTCVVHNFQSRPPSGRRLSPWEDLSQAPTMDSPLEKNPRAAGRIRHRHGSPHPSRRTAPAVAT
- the PLPPR2 gene encoding phospholipid phosphatase-related protein type 2 isoform X1; translation: MAGGRPQLKRSFSIIPCFVFVESVLLGIVVLLAYRLEFTDTFPVHTQGFFCYDSTYAKPYPGPEATSRAPPALIYALVTAGPTLTILLGELARAFFPAPPSAVPIIGESTIVSGACCRFSPPLRRLVRFLGVYSFGLFTTTIFANAGQVVTGNPTPHFLSVCRPNYTALGCPPPSPDRPGPDRFVTDQGACAGSPSLVAAARRAFPCKDAALCAYAVTYTAMYVTLVFRVKGSRLVKPSLCLALLCPAFLVGVVRVAEYRNHWSDVLAGFLTGAAIATFLVTCVVHNFQSRPPSGRRLSPWEDLSQAPTMDSPLEKLSVAQEPEGCRPHSTPARLTPSKPQNCARRGHLIPNCVSSRAPAMCSSPRVPRPRLRSEPTPLPLPLPLPAPTPSQGPSPSSPGPGGPGGGGGRGRKLLLPTPLLRDLYTLSGLYPSPFHRDNFSPYLFASRDHLL